CCCTCTATTCGCAATGGCGACCGGAAAGGTTGATTTCTTCAACGACACTGGCGGCTACGGATTTATTGAGACTGACGACGCGGACGACGACGTGTTCTTCCACATGGAAGACGTCGGCGGCCCGGACCTCGAAGAGGGCCAGGAGCTCGAGTTCGACATCGAGTCCTCCGAGAAGGGCCCCCGCGCGACCAACGTCGTTCGGCAGTAAGCCGATCCGAGAAGGTGGGTCGGTCCGGCTGACGCCGAACGCGACTCTGACACACGGTACCAAGCGTTTTCGTCCGCGTCGCGGGCTCGCGTCCGCCGCGGCCGTATTTTATTCCCGACCAGCGCGCCGCTCGTCGCGGGTGCGTCGTTCGTGACAAGTGAGAGTCCTCGCTGACGGATCGGGAGCCCGTCGAGCGCCGCTCCGCGCGTTCAGATGTGC
This genomic stretch from Halorubrum hochsteinianum harbors:
- a CDS encoding cold-shock protein, with the protein product MATGKVDFFNDTGGYGFIETDDADDDVFFHMEDVGGPDLEEGQELEFDIESSEKGPRATNVVRQ